One genomic region from Ruegeria sp. TM1040 encodes:
- a CDS encoding dihydrodipicolinate synthase family protein: protein MSQTIFSGTMPALMTPCKEDRTPDFDALVKKGKEMIEAGMSAVVYCGSMGDWPLLSDEDRMTGVERLIEAGVPTVVGTGAINSKSAVALAAHAQKFGAAGLMVIPRVLSRGTSVTAQKNHFKAILTAAPDVPAIIYNSPVYGFATRADLFFALRAEHPNLIGFKEFGGKDDLRYAAEHITSQDDQVTLMVGVDTEVYHGFVNCGATGSITGIGTALPKEALLLAALSQKAAQGHAEARMRARELEEAFGVLASFDEGTDLVLYYKYLLVLNGEDEYRLHFNETDELTDAQRNYCEQQYSLFRAWFADWSKQGGIIAECM, encoded by the coding sequence ATGTCTCAAACTATCTTCTCGGGCACGATGCCCGCCCTCATGACCCCGTGTAAAGAAGACCGCACACCCGACTTTGATGCCTTGGTGAAAAAAGGCAAAGAGATGATCGAGGCGGGCATGTCCGCAGTGGTCTACTGCGGCTCGATGGGTGATTGGCCCCTCCTGAGCGACGAAGACCGGATGACCGGCGTTGAACGCCTGATCGAAGCTGGTGTGCCAACGGTTGTTGGAACCGGCGCGATCAACTCCAAATCCGCCGTCGCATTGGCTGCGCATGCGCAGAAATTTGGCGCAGCCGGTCTTATGGTGATCCCGCGTGTGCTTTCGCGCGGCACCTCGGTGACAGCACAAAAGAATCATTTCAAGGCAATCCTCACGGCGGCGCCGGACGTGCCTGCTATCATCTACAACAGCCCGGTCTACGGGTTTGCGACGCGCGCGGATCTGTTTTTTGCGCTGCGTGCAGAGCACCCCAACCTGATCGGCTTCAAAGAGTTCGGCGGCAAGGACGATCTGCGCTACGCAGCTGAGCATATTACCAGCCAGGACGACCAGGTGACCTTGATGGTCGGCGTCGATACCGAAGTCTATCATGGCTTTGTGAACTGTGGCGCAACCGGCTCTATCACCGGGATCGGCACCGCACTCCCCAAAGAAGCACTGCTGCTGGCCGCATTGTCGCAAAAAGCGGCCCAAGGCCATGCAGAGGCACGGATGCGCGCGCGCGAACTGGAAGAAGCCTTTGGCGTGTTGGCGAGCTTTGACGAAGGCACCGATCTGGTTCTTTACTACAAATATCTGTTGGTTCTGAACGGGGAGGACGAATACCGTCTGCACTTCAACGAAACCGATGAACTGACCGACGCGCAGCGCAACTATTGTGAGCAACAGTACAGCCTGTTCCGCGCCTGGTTTGCGGATTGGTCCAAACAAGGCGGGATTATCGCCGAATGCATGTAA
- a CDS encoding proline racemase family protein translates to MHVIDSHTGGMPTRVILDGSPDLGSGPLCVRAETLSRAHSEFCDSVLLEPRGQPGMVAALLVEPVDPECVTGVIYFDADAVLGMCGHGTIGLAVTLAHLGRIDVGTHKIETPAGIVTVELHDANTVSVTNIESRRIHHAVSVEVKGHGSFTGDLAYGGNWFFICDAPIEVSTGNIATLTELSIAIREACVQNGVCGPDGEAVDHVILRGASPNASSFSRNFVLCPDNEYDRSPCGTGSSGFVACLAASGQLAEGTEIVLESVIGSAYTLSYRNGPTGGVIPRITGQAYVMAEATLLFATQDPFKAGIT, encoded by the coding sequence ATGCATGTAATCGACAGCCATACCGGCGGGATGCCCACACGGGTCATCCTTGACGGCAGCCCCGATCTTGGATCGGGGCCGCTTTGTGTGCGGGCAGAAACACTGTCGCGCGCGCATTCAGAGTTTTGCGACTCGGTCCTGCTCGAGCCGCGTGGCCAACCGGGCATGGTTGCCGCCCTATTGGTTGAACCCGTGGACCCCGAGTGTGTCACCGGGGTGATATATTTCGATGCCGACGCCGTGTTGGGCATGTGTGGGCATGGCACCATTGGGCTTGCCGTGACGCTTGCGCATTTGGGCCGGATCGACGTTGGCACACATAAGATCGAAACGCCTGCAGGGATCGTGACGGTCGAACTGCACGATGCAAACACCGTCTCTGTAACCAACATTGAGAGCCGCCGCATTCACCACGCGGTCTCTGTCGAGGTCAAAGGACACGGCAGTTTTACCGGCGACTTGGCCTATGGCGGCAATTGGTTCTTTATCTGCGATGCACCGATCGAAGTGTCGACCGGCAATATTGCAACGCTCACCGAACTGTCGATCGCGATCAGAGAGGCCTGCGTGCAAAACGGCGTCTGCGGCCCGGATGGCGAAGCCGTGGATCATGTGATCCTGCGTGGCGCCAGCCCGAATGCCAGCAGCTTCAGCCGCAACTTTGTGCTCTGCCCCGACAACGAATATGACCGATCGCCATGTGGGACCGGCAGCTCCGGCTTTGTGGCCTGCCTTGCCGCGTCAGGCCAATTGGCGGAAGGCACGGAGATTGTGCTCGAAAGCGTCATCGGAAGCGCCTACACGCTCTCCTACAGGAATGGCCCGACGGGCGGGGTGATCCCGCGCATCACTGGCCAGGCCTATGTCATGGCGGAGGCAACATTGCTGTTTGCAACACAAGACCCCTTCAAAGCCGGGATCACCTGA
- a CDS encoding NAD(P)/FAD-dependent oxidoreductase, with protein MSQDIVVIGAGIIGISIAAELVQQGHRVRVLDRSGVAAETSKGNAGAFAFTDVMPLATPGIMRKAPKWLLDPLGPLSIPPRYALKIAPWMLRFWRASWRDRFETSVAAQSALMDLSRSALERQIATHGAEHLIQRDGQLQLFEGETQFRDSLPGWELRGQYGIKYDLLRSPEEIAEIQPGLDRRFTHAGFTPDWINTTDPQIWTEHLAQSVVNAGGEIVDCDIQSISTVGDRVQLTHDGGSLTADKVIVAAGAWSHHLARTLGDRIPLETERGYNTTLPAGAFDVRTHLTFGAHGFVVSRINGGVRVGGAVELGGLKLPPNYRRAKILLEKAKRFLPGLDTAGGRQWMGYRPSIPDTLPVISRSPKSDNVIYAFGHGHLGLTQSAATAELVRDLINKNSSPISLDPYRASRF; from the coding sequence ATGTCGCAGGATATTGTTGTTATTGGCGCCGGTATTATTGGCATCAGCATTGCTGCTGAGTTGGTCCAGCAAGGGCATCGCGTCCGGGTTCTGGATCGCAGCGGTGTGGCTGCGGAAACCTCCAAGGGCAACGCGGGTGCCTTTGCCTTTACGGATGTGATGCCGCTGGCCACGCCCGGCATCATGCGCAAAGCGCCAAAATGGCTGCTCGATCCGCTTGGCCCATTGTCGATCCCGCCCCGCTACGCGTTGAAAATCGCGCCATGGATGCTCCGGTTCTGGCGCGCCAGTTGGCGTGACCGTTTTGAGACCTCTGTCGCGGCACAAAGTGCCCTCATGGACCTGTCCAGATCCGCGCTGGAGCGACAGATTGCAACGCATGGCGCCGAACATCTTATTCAGCGCGATGGACAATTGCAGCTCTTTGAGGGGGAGACCCAATTTCGCGACAGCCTGCCCGGCTGGGAACTGCGCGGCCAGTATGGGATCAAATATGACCTTCTGCGCAGCCCCGAGGAAATTGCCGAAATTCAGCCGGGACTTGATCGTCGATTTACCCATGCAGGATTCACCCCCGATTGGATCAACACGACCGATCCTCAGATCTGGACAGAGCATCTGGCCCAGAGCGTTGTGAACGCGGGGGGCGAGATTGTGGATTGCGATATACAGTCCATCTCAACTGTCGGCGACAGGGTCCAGCTGACGCACGACGGCGGATCCCTTACTGCAGACAAAGTCATCGTCGCGGCTGGCGCTTGGTCCCACCATCTGGCGCGCACGCTGGGGGACCGGATCCCGCTTGAGACCGAGCGCGGATACAACACCACATTGCCCGCTGGGGCCTTCGACGTGCGAACTCATCTGACATTTGGCGCCCACGGCTTTGTGGTCAGCCGGATCAACGGCGGCGTCCGTGTTGGAGGCGCTGTTGAACTTGGCGGGTTGAAACTGCCACCCAATTATCGACGCGCCAAGATCCTGCTGGAGAAAGCCAAGCGCTTTCTGCCCGGCTTGGACACCGCGGGCGGGCGCCAATGGATGGGGTACCGCCCCTCGATTCCGGACACTCTTCCGGTGATCAGTCGCTCTCCGAAGTCTGACAATGTGATTTATGCCTTTGGTCATGGGCATTTGGGGCTGACACAATCCGCCGCCACCGCCGAGCTTGTGCGGGATTTGATCAACAAAAACAGCAGCCCGATCTCGCTTGATCCCTATCGGGCCAGCCGGTTCTAA
- a CDS encoding trans-3-hydroxy-L-proline dehydratase, protein MRSSKTIHVISAHAEGEVGDVIVGGVLPPPGETLWEQRNFIANDETLRNFVLNEPRGGVFRHVNLLVPPKHPEAVAAWIIMEPEDTPPMSGSNSICVSTVLLDGGLVPMQEPETHMVLEAPGGLVRVRAECHDGKARRIFVQNLPSFADKIQVPLDVKGLGTITVDTAYGGDSFVIVDAEALGFEITEVEAKDIANLGVRITDAANEQLGFCHPENPEWDHISFCAFCGPLRETETGFTSKSAVAIQPGKVDRSPTGTAVSARMALMSARGQMTAGQSFEAVSIIGSSFTGQILDVTQVGTKPAIIPEISGRGWVTGIHQHMLDPEDPWPEGYRLSDTWGA, encoded by the coding sequence ATGCGCAGTTCCAAAACCATTCATGTCATCTCCGCTCATGCAGAAGGTGAAGTCGGGGATGTCATTGTTGGTGGCGTGCTGCCACCTCCGGGTGAAACGCTGTGGGAACAGCGCAATTTCATCGCCAATGACGAAACCTTGCGCAATTTTGTCCTGAATGAGCCACGCGGCGGCGTGTTTCGCCATGTGAATCTTTTGGTTCCCCCCAAACACCCAGAAGCCGTGGCGGCCTGGATCATTATGGAACCTGAAGATACGCCACCGATGTCGGGTTCAAATTCCATATGCGTTTCAACGGTTTTGCTCGACGGTGGGCTTGTGCCCATGCAGGAACCGGAAACCCATATGGTTCTGGAAGCCCCCGGCGGCCTCGTCAGAGTCCGGGCCGAGTGTCACGATGGCAAGGCAAGGCGCATTTTCGTGCAGAACCTACCGAGTTTTGCCGACAAGATCCAAGTGCCGCTCGACGTCAAAGGGCTTGGGACCATTACCGTCGACACAGCCTACGGAGGCGACAGTTTTGTGATCGTTGATGCCGAGGCTCTCGGATTCGAGATCACAGAGGTCGAAGCCAAGGACATCGCCAATCTCGGTGTGCGTATCACTGACGCAGCCAACGAACAGCTTGGGTTCTGCCACCCCGAAAATCCGGAATGGGATCACATTTCCTTCTGCGCGTTCTGCGGCCCGCTTCGTGAAACTGAAACAGGTTTCACCAGCAAATCTGCCGTCGCCATTCAACCTGGCAAAGTCGATCGCTCCCCTACCGGCACGGCAGTGTCAGCACGAATGGCGTTGATGTCTGCGCGCGGTCAGATGACGGCGGGCCAGAGCTTTGAAGCGGTTTCTATCATCGGGTCGAGTTTTACGGGCCAGATCTTGGACGTCACGCAGGTTGGCACGAAGCCGGCGATCATTCCAGAAATCAGCGGCCGCGGTTGGGTTACCGGCATACACCAACATATGCTCGACCCCGAAGATCCCTGGCCCGAAGGCTACCGGCTGTCTGACACCTGGGGAGCCTGA
- a CDS encoding response regulator, whose protein sequence is MSLKDSLRVMVVDDMSTSRGILTQCLDELGVKNYLVENNGQSAFQKLATNPVHLVLSDYNMPGMDGLGLLQAVRGNAATQRVGFILVTGKPTPEVIEVGKKLGLNNIIRKPFTVASMRQAIEQVVGRL, encoded by the coding sequence ATGAGCTTGAAAGACTCTCTGCGCGTGATGGTTGTCGATGACATGTCGACCAGCCGAGGCATTCTTACTCAGTGTCTCGATGAACTCGGCGTTAAGAACTATCTCGTCGAAAACAACGGACAATCCGCGTTCCAGAAGCTTGCGACGAATCCCGTGCACTTGGTCCTTTCGGACTACAATATGCCCGGCATGGATGGCCTCGGGCTTTTGCAGGCGGTGCGCGGCAATGCTGCAACCCAACGCGTTGGGTTCATCCTGGTGACAGGCAAACCCACACCGGAGGTCATTGAGGTTGGCAAAAAGCTTGGTTTGAACAACATCATTCGTAAACCGTTCACCGTTGCGTCGATGCGTCAGGCAATCGAGCAAGTTGTGGGGCGTTTGTGA
- a CDS encoding CheR family methyltransferase has product MSIAGPIEPFDDGIILSDQDFEAIAQFAYKHFGLAMSASKKPLVSSRLSRKLRKQNIKVFKEYLKQLDGPNADQERSELLSLLTTNVTQFFREPHHFETLRNDVLPPLLEKAKKGGRVRIWSAGCSIGQEPYTIAAVLHDMCPDADRYDIKILGTDIDPVVVKTAEQGQYPLEDFEGIPKQYKMKLEPGSKQGTGRVPQHLRQKVTYGVLNLIEPFPFKGKFDAIFCRNVAIYFDNPTQQKVWQAFQRTLNPGGYLFIGHSERMSGPAAQHLKTVGITTYVNTPG; this is encoded by the coding sequence GTGAGTATTGCTGGTCCAATCGAACCCTTTGACGATGGCATTATCCTGTCTGATCAGGACTTTGAGGCCATCGCGCAGTTCGCGTACAAGCACTTTGGCTTGGCGATGTCTGCGAGCAAGAAACCTCTGGTTTCTTCTCGTTTGTCGCGGAAGCTGAGAAAGCAGAACATCAAGGTGTTCAAAGAGTATCTGAAGCAACTCGATGGGCCTAATGCGGATCAGGAGAGAAGCGAACTTCTTTCTCTACTGACCACAAATGTGACGCAGTTCTTTCGCGAGCCGCATCACTTTGAAACACTGCGCAACGATGTTCTGCCGCCTTTGCTTGAAAAGGCTAAAAAAGGTGGGCGTGTACGCATCTGGTCGGCCGGGTGTTCGATCGGACAGGAGCCTTACACGATTGCAGCGGTGCTGCATGACATGTGTCCAGATGCGGATCGCTACGACATCAAGATCCTCGGCACTGATATCGATCCGGTTGTGGTGAAGACCGCCGAGCAGGGCCAATACCCGCTCGAGGATTTTGAGGGCATCCCAAAGCAATACAAGATGAAGCTCGAACCGGGATCGAAGCAGGGCACGGGCCGCGTGCCGCAGCATCTGCGCCAAAAGGTCACTTACGGTGTGCTGAATCTCATTGAGCCGTTCCCATTCAAAGGGAAGTTCGATGCAATCTTTTGTCGCAATGTCGCAATCTACTTCGACAATCCAACCCAACAAAAAGTGTGGCAGGCGTTCCAGCGCACACTCAATCCAGGCGGGTACCTCTTCATAGGTCACTCAGAACGAATGTCCGGCCCGGCAGCTCAACATCTTAAAACGGTCGGCATCACAACATACGTCAATACCCCAGGCTAG
- a CDS encoding chemotaxis protein CheW, whose product MQSQAEVKIGDQEVKHAQQSEFVSFTVAGQAFCLKITQIREIRRWAPVTILPHAPMDVLGVMNLRGAVIPIYDLSARFGLQQTEASERNVVIVVAVHGKPVGLLAESVSEIISINPEEIQDTPPVDSRYTMEYIQGIISHDDTMVRIINLDAVISAPEQGLS is encoded by the coding sequence ATGCAATCGCAAGCTGAAGTTAAAATTGGCGACCAGGAGGTCAAACATGCTCAGCAGAGCGAGTTTGTAAGCTTCACGGTTGCTGGTCAGGCTTTCTGCCTGAAAATCACCCAAATCCGGGAAATCCGTCGCTGGGCGCCGGTGACCATTCTGCCCCATGCACCGATGGATGTTCTGGGCGTGATGAACCTGCGCGGCGCCGTGATCCCGATCTATGATCTTTCCGCACGGTTCGGTCTGCAACAGACCGAGGCCAGCGAGCGCAATGTGGTGATCGTGGTCGCCGTGCATGGCAAGCCTGTTGGTTTGTTGGCGGAATCCGTATCCGAGATCATCTCTATCAATCCTGAAGAGATCCAGGACACACCGCCCGTCGATAGCCGATACACCATGGAGTATATTCAGGGGATCATCTCTCATGATGACACCATGGTCCGCATCATCAATCTCGACGCTGTAATTTCTGCACCGGAGCAAGGCCTGTCGTGA
- a CDS encoding chemotaxis protein CheA, with product MSGSIQDTFFEECEELLEAMDEGLTAIEGGDHDPEVVNAVFRAVHSIKGGAGAFGLDDLVAFAHKFETVFDEVRSNKLQLDTKLIQLLLRCSDHLSDLVSVSRDGGSVDEEHNDVLIAGLEEYLDEEEEELTFEPMGLGGPSVPLPLAMEEEKTYEIRFRPLKEMFGTGNEPFFLFQALSELGPLEVVLDDTELPGFDAMAMDDSYLAWNLTLTTTEPKSAVEAVFEFVEGLCELSITSDKDEEEDAAALAALNAAFGVPGDSAEPETPAPFDVPAPAEATPMATSETTQKVETVKPESNKSEQRGPKPTLRVDLERVDRLINAVGELIINHSMLAQQIANLDVADLRDVETELEGFKNLARDIQEGVMSIRAQPVKPLFQRMARIVREASSATEKSAKLITEGENTEVDKTVIERLSDPLTHILRNAVDHGIEKPEDREAAGKNRTGEIRLSASHRSGSVCIEIKDNGAGINRPRVKQIAIEKGLIPENADLTDAEIDNLLFLPGFSTAKEVSNLSGRGVGMDVVKNAVTALGGRINVSSTPGKGSTFTIILPLTLAVMDGMVVSVADQTMVVPITSIIETMRGSDDMINSLGADGTLLSIRGNFVPICDVAGALGLRKPEGDKPPGVYLLVETETGQRSALAVDDIHDQRQVVIKSLDGVCGNIPGVAAATILGDGKIAMILDSESIIAASPTSATFDSDRRMSNAIAS from the coding sequence ATGTCGGGGTCGATTCAAGATACATTCTTTGAGGAGTGCGAAGAGCTCCTTGAGGCAATGGATGAGGGTCTGACCGCTATCGAAGGAGGCGATCACGATCCCGAAGTTGTCAATGCCGTCTTCCGGGCTGTGCATTCGATCAAAGGTGGTGCCGGTGCGTTTGGCCTCGATGACCTGGTTGCATTTGCACACAAGTTCGAAACCGTCTTTGACGAAGTGCGGTCCAACAAGCTGCAACTCGACACCAAGCTCATTCAGCTGCTCTTGCGCTGCAGCGACCATCTCTCTGACCTGGTCTCCGTGTCGCGGGATGGCGGCAGTGTGGACGAGGAACACAACGATGTCCTGATCGCGGGTCTGGAAGAATACCTGGATGAGGAAGAAGAGGAACTCACCTTTGAGCCCATGGGGCTTGGTGGGCCTTCGGTTCCATTGCCGCTGGCGATGGAAGAGGAAAAAACCTACGAGATCCGTTTCCGGCCCCTCAAGGAAATGTTTGGGACAGGCAACGAGCCGTTCTTCCTGTTTCAGGCTCTCTCGGAACTTGGACCGCTTGAGGTTGTTCTGGATGACACGGAACTTCCCGGGTTTGATGCAATGGCGATGGACGACAGCTATCTTGCATGGAACCTGACCCTGACCACGACAGAACCGAAATCTGCGGTTGAAGCAGTATTCGAGTTTGTCGAAGGCTTGTGTGAACTCTCGATAACGTCTGACAAGGACGAAGAGGAGGATGCCGCTGCCCTGGCTGCGCTGAACGCCGCATTTGGTGTCCCCGGAGATAGTGCCGAGCCCGAGACGCCAGCCCCTTTTGACGTGCCGGCACCTGCAGAGGCGACTCCCATGGCAACATCTGAAACGACGCAAAAGGTCGAAACTGTCAAGCCAGAGAGCAACAAGTCAGAACAACGCGGACCAAAGCCGACCCTGCGTGTTGATCTGGAGCGGGTGGACCGGCTGATCAACGCGGTTGGCGAACTTATCATTAACCATTCGATGCTCGCGCAGCAGATTGCAAATCTGGATGTGGCTGATCTTCGGGATGTGGAGACCGAGTTGGAGGGGTTCAAAAACCTCGCACGCGACATCCAAGAAGGTGTGATGTCAATTCGCGCGCAACCGGTGAAGCCCTTGTTCCAGCGCATGGCTCGGATCGTCCGAGAAGCGTCTTCGGCGACAGAAAAATCTGCCAAGCTGATCACGGAAGGTGAGAACACTGAAGTCGATAAGACGGTCATCGAACGGCTTTCTGATCCGTTGACTCATATTCTGCGCAATGCGGTCGATCACGGGATCGAGAAACCCGAAGATCGCGAAGCAGCGGGCAAAAATCGTACCGGCGAAATTCGCCTCTCGGCGTCGCATCGCTCGGGCAGTGTCTGCATCGAAATCAAGGACAATGGTGCCGGGATCAATCGCCCGCGTGTGAAGCAGATCGCGATCGAAAAGGGCCTTATCCCCGAAAATGCTGACCTGACGGATGCAGAGATCGACAACCTTCTGTTCCTGCCGGGGTTTTCGACGGCCAAAGAAGTCTCGAACTTATCTGGACGTGGCGTCGGTATGGACGTGGTCAAGAACGCGGTGACAGCACTTGGCGGCCGGATCAATGTCTCGTCCACACCTGGCAAGGGCTCCACATTCACCATCATCCTGCCGCTTACCTTGGCGGTCATGGACGGCATGGTGGTGTCGGTCGCAGATCAGACCATGGTAGTTCCGATCACCTCGATCATCGAGACGATGCGCGGCAGTGATGACATGATCAACAGCCTAGGTGCGGATGGCACGCTGCTGTCCATTCGCGGAAATTTTGTTCCCATCTGCGACGTGGCAGGCGCGCTTGGATTGCGTAAGCCCGAAGGCGACAAGCCGCCCGGTGTTTACCTGTTGGTTGAAACGGAGACAGGGCAACGCAGCGCCCTTGCCGTTGATGACATTCACGACCAACGACAGGTCGTGATTAAAAGCCTCGATGGCGTCTGTGGGAATATCCCGGGCGTCGCGGCGGCGACGATCCTGGGCGATGGCAAGATCGCCATGATCTTGGACTCAGAAAGTATCATCGCCGCCTCGCCGACATCGGCCACCTTTGATTCAGATCGGAGAATGAGCAATGCAATCGCAAGCTGA
- a CDS encoding response regulator: MKTKVLAIDDSRTIRNLLAATLEEAGFEYHCAVDGREGVDMYDDVAPDVVITDINMPNLDGFGVIEELRGDGINSKVPILVLTTESAPEMKARARDAGATGWITKPFDDQSLIFALKRVTGAVA; this comes from the coding sequence ATGAAAACCAAAGTTCTGGCAATCGACGACTCCCGGACGATCCGAAACCTGCTGGCAGCAACGCTGGAAGAGGCCGGTTTCGAATATCACTGCGCGGTAGATGGGCGTGAGGGCGTTGACATGTACGACGACGTTGCCCCCGACGTTGTGATTACAGACATCAACATGCCCAATCTCGACGGCTTTGGTGTGATCGAGGAGTTGCGCGGCGACGGTATCAACTCCAAGGTTCCGATCCTTGTTCTGACGACCGAGAGCGCGCCCGAGATGAAAGCGCGTGCCCGTGATGCCGGCGCAACCGGTTGGATCACCAAACCCTTTGATGACCAATCCCTGATCTTCGCGCTCAAGCGCGTTACAGGAGCGGTCGCATAA
- a CDS encoding STAS domain-containing protein — MTTETQKHTLDLPNAFADLDPLVAFLNASRDKAVEVDCSKVAVMPSRCLQLLLGAEQQWRSEGLGFSVTNVNEGCRKSLTLLGLEPNRFEDEETV, encoded by the coding sequence ATGACCACCGAAACGCAAAAGCATACTCTGGATTTGCCCAATGCATTCGCGGATCTAGACCCACTGGTCGCATTTCTCAACGCCTCACGTGACAAGGCTGTTGAGGTCGATTGCAGCAAGGTTGCGGTAATGCCGTCACGCTGCCTGCAACTGCTTTTGGGAGCAGAACAACAGTGGCGCTCCGAGGGCTTGGGTTTCTCGGTCACTAACGTCAACGAGGGGTGCCGAAAATCCCTCACCCTTCTGGGTTTGGAACCCAACCGATTTGAAGACGAGGAAACAGTATGA